A genomic window from Triticum urartu cultivar G1812 chromosome 7, Tu2.1, whole genome shotgun sequence includes:
- the LOC125522915 gene encoding LOW QUALITY PROTEIN: cadmium/zinc-transporting ATPase HMA2-like (The sequence of the model RefSeq protein was modified relative to this genomic sequence to represent the inferred CDS: inserted 2 bases in 1 codon): MQATAGMSSLMSMAPQNAILAETGQVVATQDAKINTVIAVKAGEVVPIDGVVVDGRSEVNESTLTGESFPVSKQADSQVWVGTLNIDGYIAMRTTAMADNSAVAKMARLVEEAQNSRSSTQRLIDTCAKYYTPAVIFMSAAVAVIPVCVRARNLRHWFELALVLLVSACPCALVLSTPVATFCALLRAARTGLLIKGGDVLESLASIKVAAFDKTGTITRGEFSVEEFQTVGERVSKQQLIYWVSSIESRSSHPMASALVGYAPSNSVEPKSENVAEFQIYPGEGIYGEIDGEGVYVGNKRILARASCQTVPDIVEHMKRXLTIGYVACNKELIGVFSLSDSCRTGSTEAIKELRSLGIKSVMLTGDSTAAATHAQNQLGNILAEVHAELLPEDKVRIVDELKARDGPTLMISDGMNDAPALAKADVGVSMGVSGSAVAMETSHITLMSNDIRRIPKAIKLARRTHRTILVNIVFSVTTKLAIVALAFAGHPLIWAAVLADVGTCLLVIMYNMLLLREKGSGKVAKKCCASSHSKKHEHSTSHHHCSNGHQHEHVSAGKHSCHDHHHEHDHHKEPSNLHSTDKHGCHDHHHEHDHHKEPSNLHSTDKHGCHDHGHGHSHCKEPSKPDGDKQACFPWAWPYPQHLQPSPHCEQA, translated from the exons ATGCAGGCCACTGCTGGCATGTCGTCACTGATGAGCATGGCACCACAAAATGCTATTCTGGCAGAGACTGGACAAGTGGTTGCTACCCAGGATGCGAAGATCAATACAGTAATAGCTGTGAAGGCAGGGGAAGTCGTGCCAATCGATGGTGTTGTTGTTGATGGACGGAGTGAGGTCAATGAGAGCACCCTCACCGGGGAGTCCTTCCCTGTGTCCAAGCAGGCAGACTCCCAGGTCTGGGTTGGCACACTCAACATAGATG GTTACATTGCTATGAGGACAACTGCTATGGCCGACAACTCTGCGGTGGCCAAAATGGCAAGGCTGGTCGAAGAAGCCCAAAACAGTCGATCCAGTACGCAGAGGCTGATCGACACTTGCGCCAAGTACTACACACCCG CTGTTATTTTCATGTCTGCAGCAGTGGCAGTGATCCCTGTGTGTGTCAGAGCACGCAACCTAAGACACTGGTTTGAACTGGCCCTAGTTCTCCTGGTGAGTGCTTGTCCATGTGCTCTGGTGCTGTCGACACCTGTGGCAACCTTCTGCGCGCTACTAAGGGCCGCGAGGACCGGACTCCTCATCAAAGGAGGGGATGTCCTTGAGTCCTTGGCCAGTATCAAAGTTGCTGCCTTCGACAAGACTGGTACAATCACTAGAGGCGAGTTCTCTGTCGAGGAGTTTCAGACAGTTGGTGAGCGTGTTTCGAAGCAACAACTTATTTACTG GGTTTCAAGCATCGAGAGCAGGTCGAGCCACCCAATGGCATCTGCTCTTGTTGGTTATGCTCCATCAAACTCTGTAGAGCCAAAATCAGAAAATGTTGCTGAGTTTCAAATCTATCCTGGCGAGGGGATTTACGGTGAAATTGATGGAGAGGGCGTATATGTTGGGAACAAAAGGATCTTGGCAAGGGCATCGTGTCAAACAG TTCCAGACATAGTAGAACACATGAAAAG GTTAACCATCGGATACGTGGCCTGCAACAAGGAATTGATTGGGGTATTCAGCCTATCGGATTCATGCCGAACTGGGTCAACCGAGGCCATCAAGGAGTTGAGATCATTGGGCATAAAGTCAGTGATGCTTACTGGCGATAGTACTGCCGCTGCCACACATGCGCAAAACCAG CTGGGGAACATACTAGCCGAGGTTCATGCTGAACTTCTGCCAGAAGACAAAGTGAGAATTGTTGATGAACTGAAGGCAAGAGATGGCCCTACACTGATGATTAGCGACGGCATGAATGATGCCCCAGCACTGGCTAAGGCTGATGTTGGAGTCTCCATGGGTGTGTCCGGTTCAGCCGTCGCAATGGAGACGAGTCACATTACTCTGATGTCGAATGACATCCGCAGGATCCCAAAGGCTATCAAGCTAGCCAGGAGGACACACCGGACCATCCTCGTGAACATTGTCTTCTCGGTGACTACGAAGCTTGCAATTGTTGCACTTGCGTTTGCCGGGCATCCGCTTATTTGGGCAGCAGTCCTTGCTGATGTTGGCACATGCTTGTTGGTGATCATGTACAACATGCTGCTACTGAGGGAGAAAGGCAGTGGAAAGGTGGCGAAGAAATGCTGTGCTTCCTCTCACTCAAAAAAGCATGAGCATAGTACTTCCCACCACCACTGCTCCAATGGTCATCAGCATGAGCATGTATCTGCAGGCAAGCATTCTTGCCATGATCATCACCATGAGCATGATCACCACAAAGAGCCTAGCAACCTGCATTCCACAGACAAGCATGGCTGCCATGATCATCACCATGAGCATGATCACCATAAAGAGCCGAGCAACCTGCATTCCACAGACAAGCATGGCTGCCATGATCATGGCCATGGCCATAGCCACTGCAAAGAGCCGAGCAAGCCAGATGGTGACAAGCAAGCATGTTTCCCATGGGCATGGCCATACCCACAACATCTGCAACCCTCACCCCACTGCGAACAAGCATGA